DNA from Gammaproteobacteria bacterium:
TCGAGCGCGAGCGGGAAATCCCCCGAGCGCATCGCGAGCCGCGCCAGGCCGTAGTGGCCCTCCGCGGTATCCGGAAACGCCTCGACCAGCGCGCTCAGGATCGCGGTGCCCGCCGCCGGGTCGGGCTCCGCGGTCAGCGCCTCGACGACGAGCGCGAGGGCGGGGCCCGGGTCGGCGCCGGCCGAGGCTCCGGCGACGAAGTCCGTGAAGTGCCGAATCGCCTCGTCCTGTTGCTCGTGGCGGGCCGTGAAGACACCGGCGAACCAATGGCCGCGAGGATCTTCGGGCGCGATTTCGAGCCAGCGACGCGCGGCGGCGAGGCCCTTGTCGTCGAGCCCCGCCTCGTACGCAACCCGCGTGGCTCTCTCTGCAAGCGACGGATCCGTCGAGATCGCGGCCGCCTCGAGAAAATGCTGCGCCGCCTCCGCGTAACGCTCGTCCTCGAGGGCGACCTCCGCCAGCAGAGAGTGGGAGTCGATCGCGACCCGGCTCTCGTCCGGCTCCGCCGGCAGGCCGGCGCAGCCCGCAAGGCACGCGAGGCCGGCGAGAACGCCGAGGGGGAAAACGTGCTTCATCGCTTCGTCCATCGTGTGGGGCTCGCCGCGGTCCGGCGTCGAGCGGTCCGGCGTCGAGCACTATACCGCAGCCGGGAAGCGCGGCCGAAACTCCGCGCGCGTCGTCGGCACGCCGTTTCGGCGTGCGCGCGCCGGGGCATCGCGGCGCTCGAGCCCGGGCGCGGACCGGGCTCCCACTTGTCCTTTGACCGAGCCGGCACGCCCCGTTCCATCAGTCCCTCGGCGGGTCGCCGAGGCCGCCGGGCGCCGCCGTAACCGTTAATCGAACCGTTAATAACGTTCACTACGGGGCGCGGCAATGGTAAAGGGCTACGGATGCCGCCGTGCTCGATGCCGCCGCATCGGGCGCGGCGCTATGCGTGGATCAGCTTCAAGGAGGACTTCGATGAGCGCACCTCGGCCCTTCGGACGGTTCGGCTTCACCCGGCTCGGCGCCGCGCTCGGCTCGGCGTGCGCCGTGTTGCTCCTCGTCTCGCTCGGTGCCGGCGCGCAATCGGGCGGCGCCGCGGAGCACGGGGACGTCGCGCAGAAGGCGCCGGCCGGCTTCGCGCCCGACGCCACGCTCGCCGAGATCATGGAATACATCGTGATGCCGAACGCGGACAAGCTGTGGGGAGCGGTGTCGGTGACCGTCGGCGAGGAGGGCGTCGTGGAGGAGGCTCCGGAGACGGACGCCGAATGGTTCGAGTTGCGCACCGCGGCGCTGACGCTCGCCGAGGCGTCGAACCTCCTCGTCGTGCCCGGACGCCGCGTCGATGCCCCGGGCGCCGTCGCTGAGTATCCCGAGGAGGAGCTCTCGCCGAGCGAGATTCACGAGCTTCAGGAAGAAGCCTGGGGCGCCTGGGTCGGTCATGCCCAGGTGCTGCACGAGGTCGCGAAGCAGATGATCGCGGCGGTCGACGCGCGCGATACGCAGGCCGTGACGGACGTCGGCGGCACGCTCGACTCGGCTTGCGAGGGCTGCCACCTCCAGTTCTGGTATCCGCCGCAGGAGGAAGAGTAGCCCGCAGCAGGAAGAGTAGCCCGCAGCCGCGCCCCGAACGGCGGGGCACCGGGTTCGCCGCGAGGCGCTCAGGCGCTCCGCTGCGCGCTCAGGCCCGCCGCGGGGCGTGCTCGCGCGACCCGCGCAGCAGTAGAAGCAGCGGCGCCGCGAGCAGCGTCATGACCATCATCAGCCTGAAGTCGTTCAGGTAAGCGATCATCACCGCCTGGCGAGTCACCTCGGCGTCGAGCGCCTGGGCGCCGGCGCGCGTTGCGTAGCTCCAGGCCTCCGCGGTCCACGGCGTCCGCAGCACGTCCGTGAGCGGCGTCAGATGGGTCGCGAGCGCGGCGTGCGCGTTCTGCGTCTCGCGGTAGAGCAGCATCATCACGAGCGAGATTCCGACGCTGCTGCCGATGTTGCGAACCAGGCTGAACATCGCCGTGCCTTCGTTCCGGTAGCGCGGCTCGAGCGTCGCGAACGCGGCCGTGCTGAGGGGCACGAAGATCAGGCCCAGGCCGACACCCTGAACGACTCCGGTCTCGACGATCTCTCGCACGCCGACGTCGAGCGTGAAGCCGGCCATCTCCCACAGCGAGAAGGCCGTCAGCACGAGGCCGGCGAGCACGAGCCAGCGGGTGTCCACCTTGCCGACGAGGCGTCCGACGACGAGCATCGCGGCCATCGTGCCGACGCCGCGCGGCGCGAGCACGAGGCCCGTGGTGACGACCGGGAAGCCGAGCTCGTTCTGCAGGAACGGGGGCAGCAGCGCGAGCGTCGCGAGCAGCATCATGCCGACCACGAGCATCAACGTGAGCCCGGCCGCGAAGTTGCGGTCCTTGAAGAGGCCCGGCTCGATGAACGGCTTCTCGGCCGTGAACATGTGCGTGAGAAACAGGTAGAACGCGAGGCCGGCCACCGCCGCCTCGATCACGATCTCGCGGGACGCGAACCAGTCCTCGGAGTTGCCGCGGTCGAGCATCAGCTGGAGCGCGCCGATCGCGATGCTGAGCAGCGCGAACCCGAAGAAGTCGAAGCCGCCGCCGCGCCGCTTCTCCGTCTCGGGCAGGAACGCGGCGAGGCCGAGCAACGCCAGCAATCCGAGCGGCAGGTTGATGTAGAAGGCCCACCGCCAGCTGTAGTACTCGGTGAGATAGCCGCCGAGCGTCGGCCCGAGAATCGGGCCGACCATGACCCCCATGCCCCAGAGCGCCATCGCCGAGCCGTGCCGCTCGCGCGGATACGAGTCGAGCAGCACCGCCTGCGACAACGGCACGAGGCTCGCGCCGAGCGCGCCCTGCAGCACTCGATACGCGACGATCTGCTCGAGAGAGCCGGCCGAGCCGCAGAGCATCGAGGCGATCGTGAATCCGACGACGCAGCCGAGGAAGAGCCGCTTGCGGCCGAAGCGGCCGGCGAGAACGCCGGTCAACGGCGTCATGATCGCCGCCGCGACGATGTACGACGTGAGGACCCACGAAATCTGGTCCTGCGTCGCGGACATGTTGCCCTGCATGTGCGGCAGCGCGACGTTGACGATCGTCATGTCGATGACTTGCATGATCGTCGCGAGCATCACGGCGACGGTGATCATGCCGCGATGGGGCGGCGCTTCGTGGGCCGCGACGGGGCTCATGCTCGGGCGTCTTCCGGTCGTCGGTGGCCGCCGCGGTGCTGCCGCACGCGGCGTCTCCCATCGGCCGCGATCACGGCAACGCCTCGTGCTCGGGGGCGCCCCGCGCGGTGCACGCGAAGGTCTCGACCGCGACGTCGCTTTGCGACGCGTGCGCAACGAAGGACGGCGGCCACGACCACGAGCGCTCGAAGCCGGTATCGATCTCGACCGTGGCGCTCATTCCCGCCCTCAGCACGGGATCGAGGGGCGCGACGTCGATCGCGATGCGCACGGGAATGCGCTGCGTGATCTTCACCCAGTTGCCGGTGGCGTTCTGCGGCGGGATGACCGAGAACTCGGCGCCGGTGGCCGGGCTGATGCTCGCGACGCGGCCGCGCCACGTGCGCTCCGGATACGTGTCGATGCGGATTTCGACGGGCTGGCCGGGGCACACGTGCGTCAGCGCCGTCTCCTTGAAATTCGCCTCGATCCAGATGTCGTGGTCGGAGACGAGGCTCATCACGGCGAGGCCGGGCGCCGCATGCTGGCCCACGGTCGGCACGTCGCCGACGACGCCGGCAAACGGCGCGTGCACCACCGTGTGAGAGAGGTCGAGGGCCGCGGCGTCCCGCGCCGCTTTCGCCGCGAGATACGCGGCGTGACCGGTCAGCGGCTCTTCCGGAGAGCCGCCGAGCTGCGCGCGAAGCTGCGCGAGCGCCTGCTCGAGGATCGCGATCTGCCGGCGGGCGACGTCGTAGTCGTGCCGTGCCCGGTCGACGTTCGCCTCGGAGCCGAGATTCTGCTCCGCCACGGCCTCCTCGCGCTCGAGCGCCCGCGCCGCGTACTCGACGTTCGTTCGCGCGAGCGCGAGCTCTTCGAGCTTCTGGCGGTACTGCGCCTTCATGCCCTCGAGGAAGGAGGTGACCGTGCGCAGCTGCGCGTCGGCACGCTCCAGCGCCGCCCGGTACGGCCGATCGTCGATCGTGAACAGCACGTCGCCGGCGTCGACGCGCTGGTTCTCCTCCACCGCGACGTGATTGATCGGCCCCGCGACCTCGGCCGTGATCAGCACCTTGTCGGCCTTGACGTACGCATTGTCGGTCTCGACGTACCGCCCGCCGGTGAGGTAGAGGTAAGCGCCGGCCGCGGCGACGGCGGCCGGCCCGAGCACGAGCAGCGCGGCGCGCAGGAGCCGCCGCTTGCGAGGCTTCGATCGGGCTGCGCCCGCGTCGGACGCGCTCGCCCCGTGGCGCCGCTCCTCGGGAGCGGCGCCCTCAGACCGCCCGGTTTCCGGCGGTGTTTCTTCGCTTGCGGGCATTTTCGGAGGTGTCCTGTTCCTGATCCTTTCCCTGGAGGCCGCGGGCCGCGGCTTCCGCGGCCGACAAGTTCTCCTTGATCCGGCACAATTCCTCGACCATCCGCCGGCGCGCGGCGTCCGACACACCGGCCAGGGCTTCCTCGAGCATCTGCGACGCGCGCTCGTGCATCTCGGCGAGTATCGGCCGGCATTGGTCGGTCAAATAAAGCCGCACGGCACGCCGGTCGTCCGGGTCGCGGGCGCGCTCGACCCAGCCGGCCGCTTCCATGCGGTCCACGAGCCGGGCCAGAGTGATCGGCTGGACCTCGAGACGCTCGGCCAGCGCCGCCTGATTCATGCCCTGATGACGGGCCAGATGCGCGATCGCGCGCCACTGGGCCTGCGTCAGGCCGAGCGACTGCAGGCGCCTGTCGAGGCTTCGCCTCATCAGATGGAAGACATCCGTGAGCAGAAAACCGAGGCTGCGTTCGGGGCCGGAATGGTCGATCATGGCCGGTGACGAGAGTTAGTAAGCAAGCTTATAATAAGCGTGTATCGCGTCCGGCCTCAAGGGCCGGCGTACGCTTGTCGGTGCGGCGCGAGTTGCCGGACAATCTGCCCGCGCGCGAAAGCGGGCCCTCCGCGCGCCCAGCCGGGTGTGCGCATCCCGCCCGCCGGGCCGGCTCGCGAGGCTTGAACGGCGCGCACGGGCCGGCGTTTTCCGGCGCCTTTCGGCCGCGGGCGGCGGCATTCACGTGAACGATTCCATACGGCGAAAACTGGCGGCGCTGACCGAGCGCTACGAAGAGCTGGTCCACCTGCTGAGCGATCCGGCGACGATCGCCGACAAGGACCGCTTCCGCGAGCTTTCGCGCGAGTACGCGCGGCTCGAGCCGATCGCGAAGGATTTCGCGGAGTACAACCGGCTCGAGCAGGAGATCGCGGCGGCCGAAGAGCTCGCGAAGAGCGACGATCCCGAGCTGCGGCAGCTCGGCGCGGAGGAGGCCGAGACGCTGCGCGAGCGCCGCGCCGCGCGCGAGAGGGATCTCGCGCTCCACCTGGTCCCGAAGGACCCGGACGACGACGCGAACCTGTTTCTCGAGATCCGCGCCGGCACCGGCGGCGACGAGGCCGCGCTTTTCGCCGGCGACCTGTTTCGCATGTACAGCCGCTACGCCGAGGACCAGGGCTGGCGCATCGAGGTGCTGAGCGCGAGCGAAGGCGAGCACGGCGGCTTCAAGGAGATCATCGCCCGGATCGTCGGCAAAGGGGCGTACGCGAAGCTCAAGTTCGAGTCCGGCGCGCATCGCGTGCAACGCGTCCCGGCCACGGAAGCGCAGGGGCGCATCCACACGTCGGCGTGCACCGTCGCGGTGCTGCCCGAGAGCGAGGAGGTCGGCGACATCGAGGTGAACCCGACCGACCTTCGGATCGACACGTATCGCTCCTCCGGCGCCGGCGGGCAGCACGTGAACAAGACCGACTCGGCCGTCCGGATCACGCACCTCCCGACCGGGATCGTCGTCGAATGCCAGGACGAGCGATCGCAGCACAAGAACCGCGCGCGCGCGATGTCGCTGCTCCTCGCGCGGCTGCGCGACGCCGAGGAGCGCAAGCGCCAGTCCGAGACGGCCGCGCGGCGCAAGAGCCTCGTCGGCACCGGCGACCGTTCCGAGCGCATCCGCACGTACAACTTTCCGGAGCGCCGCGTCACCGACCATCGCATCAACCTCGTGCTCTACAAGCTCGACGACGTCCTCGAAGGGGCGTTGGACGACGTGATCCAGCCGCTCGCGAACGAGTACCGGGCCGATCAGC
Protein-coding regions in this window:
- a CDS encoding HlyD family secretion protein encodes the protein MPASEETPPETGRSEGAAPEERRHGASASDAGAARSKPRKRRLLRAALLVLGPAAVAAAGAYLYLTGGRYVETDNAYVKADKVLITAEVAGPINHVAVEENQRVDAGDVLFTIDDRPYRAALERADAQLRTVTSFLEGMKAQYRQKLEELALARTNVEYAARALEREEAVAEQNLGSEANVDRARHDYDVARRQIAILEQALAQLRAQLGGSPEEPLTGHAAYLAAKAARDAAALDLSHTVVHAPFAGVVGDVPTVGQHAAPGLAVMSLVSDHDIWIEANFKETALTHVCPGQPVEIRIDTYPERTWRGRVASISPATGAEFSVIPPQNATGNWVKITQRIPVRIAIDVAPLDPVLRAGMSATVEIDTGFERSWSWPPSFVAHASQSDVAVETFACTARGAPEHEALP
- a CDS encoding MarR family transcriptional regulator; amino-acid sequence: MIDHSGPERSLGFLLTDVFHLMRRSLDRRLQSLGLTQAQWRAIAHLARHQGMNQAALAERLEVQPITLARLVDRMEAAGWVERARDPDDRRAVRLYLTDQCRPILAEMHERASQMLEEALAGVSDAARRRMVEELCRIKENLSAAEAAARGLQGKDQEQDTSENARKRRNTAGNRAV
- a CDS encoding MDR family MFS transporter, whose protein sequence is MSPVAAHEAPPHRGMITVAVMLATIMQVIDMTIVNVALPHMQGNMSATQDQISWVLTSYIVAAAIMTPLTGVLAGRFGRKRLFLGCVVGFTIASMLCGSAGSLEQIVAYRVLQGALGASLVPLSQAVLLDSYPRERHGSAMALWGMGVMVGPILGPTLGGYLTEYYSWRWAFYINLPLGLLALLGLAAFLPETEKRRGGGFDFFGFALLSIAIGALQLMLDRGNSEDWFASREIVIEAAVAGLAFYLFLTHMFTAEKPFIEPGLFKDRNFAAGLTLMLVVGMMLLATLALLPPFLQNELGFPVVTTGLVLAPRGVGTMAAMLVVGRLVGKVDTRWLVLAGLVLTAFSLWEMAGFTLDVGVREIVETGVVQGVGLGLIFVPLSTAAFATLEPRYRNEGTAMFSLVRNIGSSVGISLVMMLLYRETQNAHAALATHLTPLTDVLRTPWTAEAWSYATRAGAQALDAEVTRQAVMIAYLNDFRLMMVMTLLAAPLLLLLRGSREHAPRRA
- the prfA gene encoding peptide chain release factor 1 yields the protein MNDSIRRKLAALTERYEELVHLLSDPATIADKDRFRELSREYARLEPIAKDFAEYNRLEQEIAAAEELAKSDDPELRQLGAEEAETLRERRAARERDLALHLVPKDPDDDANLFLEIRAGTGGDEAALFAGDLFRMYSRYAEDQGWRIEVLSASEGEHGGFKEIIARIVGKGAYAKLKFESGAHRVQRVPATEAQGRIHTSACTVAVLPESEEVGDIEVNPTDLRIDTYRSSGAGGQHVNKTDSAVRITHLPTGIVVECQDERSQHKNRARAMSLLLARLRDAEERKRQSETAARRKSLVGTGDRSERIRTYNFPERRVTDHRINLVLYKLDDVLEGALDDVIQPLANEYRADQLRALAGE